In Oreochromis niloticus isolate F11D_XX linkage group LG18, O_niloticus_UMD_NMBU, whole genome shotgun sequence, one genomic interval encodes:
- the LOC100709475 gene encoding tumor necrosis factor receptor superfamily member 14 isoform X4, with amino-acid sequence MLACDIMVSVFLVFACLAAPVVSAVSCHTKEYATRDGQCCPMCQEGTVVQRDCTAYSGTLCRFCELGTYMNQLNGLSHCFPCTTCDTGHGLFVKRNCTPKTDTVCDVLNGYHCKDLIDSNGCSLAEKHSQCAAGQRIKEPGTSRSDTVCEDCRTGFFSKDGVNCTAWKMAVPHHVICNNIVAQTDR; translated from the exons ATGTTAGCCTGTGATATCATGGTTTCTGTGTTCCTCGTATTTG CATGTCTCGCTGCCCCCGTGGTTTCTGCGGTGTCTTGTCACACAAAGGAGTATGCAACAAGGGATGGGCAGTGCTGCCCGATGTGCCAAGAAG GTACAGTTGTTCAGAGAGACTGCACAGCATATTCAGGAACTCTGTGCCGTTTCTGTGAACTGGGGACTTACATGAACCAACTCAATGGTCTATCTCACTGTTTCCCCTGCACTACCTGTGATACAG gtcaTGGTCTCTTTGTCAAGCGGAACTGTACACCAAAAACTGACACAGTGTGTGACGTTTTAAATGGATATCACTGCAAAGATTTGATAGATAGTAATGGATGTAGTTTGGCAGAGAAACATTCACAGTGTGCAGCTGGTCAGAGGATAAAAGAACCTG GAACCAGCAGAAGTGACACAGTGTGTGAAGACTGTCGGACAGGCTTCTTTTCCAAGGACGGTGTGAACTGCACGGCTTGGAAAAT GGCTGTGCCACATCATGTCATCTGCAATAATATCG TTGCTCAAACAGACAGATAA
- the LOC100709475 gene encoding tumor necrosis factor receptor superfamily member 5 isoform X3, which yields MLACDIMVSVFLVFACLAAPVVSAVSCHTKEYATRDGQCCPMCQEGTVVQRDCTAYSGTLCRFCELGTYMNQLNGLSHCFPCTTCDTGHGLFVKRNCTPKTDTVCDVLNGYHCKDLIDSNGCSLAEKHSQCAAGQRIKEPGTSRSDTVCEDCRTGFFSKDGVNCTAWKICSNRQIKVKGSSTSDVVCGRTSSQHYFVFLPFLLCSVAFSSLVTG from the exons ATGTTAGCCTGTGATATCATGGTTTCTGTGTTCCTCGTATTTG CATGTCTCGCTGCCCCCGTGGTTTCTGCGGTGTCTTGTCACACAAAGGAGTATGCAACAAGGGATGGGCAGTGCTGCCCGATGTGCCAAGAAG GTACAGTTGTTCAGAGAGACTGCACAGCATATTCAGGAACTCTGTGCCGTTTCTGTGAACTGGGGACTTACATGAACCAACTCAATGGTCTATCTCACTGTTTCCCCTGCACTACCTGTGATACAG gtcaTGGTCTCTTTGTCAAGCGGAACTGTACACCAAAAACTGACACAGTGTGTGACGTTTTAAATGGATATCACTGCAAAGATTTGATAGATAGTAATGGATGTAGTTTGGCAGAGAAACATTCACAGTGTGCAGCTGGTCAGAGGATAAAAGAACCTG GAACCAGCAGAAGTGACACAGTGTGTGAAGACTGTCGGACAGGCTTCTTTTCCAAGGACGGTGTGAACTGCACGGCTTGGAAAAT TTGCTCAAACAGACAGATAAAGGTCAAAGGAAGCTCAACCAGTGATGTTGTCTGTGGGAGAACATCAAGTCAAcattactttgtgtttttaccttttttgctttgctcaGTAGCATTTAGTAGCCTCGTAACAGGTTAG
- the LOC100709475 gene encoding tumor necrosis factor receptor superfamily member 5 isoform X2: MLACDIMVSVFLVFACLAAPVVSAVSCHTKEYATRDGQCCPMCQEGTVVQRDCTAYSGTLCRFCELGTYMNQLNGLSHCFPCTTCDTGHGLFVKRNCTPKTDTVCDVLNGYHCKDLIDSNGCSLAEKHSQCAAGQRIKEPGTSRSDTVCEDCRTGFFSKDGVNCTAWKICSNRQIKVKGSSTSDVVCGRTSSQHYFVFLPFLLCSVAFSSLVTEADSPSVV, encoded by the exons ATGTTAGCCTGTGATATCATGGTTTCTGTGTTCCTCGTATTTG CATGTCTCGCTGCCCCCGTGGTTTCTGCGGTGTCTTGTCACACAAAGGAGTATGCAACAAGGGATGGGCAGTGCTGCCCGATGTGCCAAGAAG GTACAGTTGTTCAGAGAGACTGCACAGCATATTCAGGAACTCTGTGCCGTTTCTGTGAACTGGGGACTTACATGAACCAACTCAATGGTCTATCTCACTGTTTCCCCTGCACTACCTGTGATACAG gtcaTGGTCTCTTTGTCAAGCGGAACTGTACACCAAAAACTGACACAGTGTGTGACGTTTTAAATGGATATCACTGCAAAGATTTGATAGATAGTAATGGATGTAGTTTGGCAGAGAAACATTCACAGTGTGCAGCTGGTCAGAGGATAAAAGAACCTG GAACCAGCAGAAGTGACACAGTGTGTGAAGACTGTCGGACAGGCTTCTTTTCCAAGGACGGTGTGAACTGCACGGCTTGGAAAAT TTGCTCAAACAGACAGATAAAGGTCAAAGGAAGCTCAACCAGTGATGTTGTCTGTGGGAGAACATCAAGTCAAcattactttgtgtttttaccttttttgctttgctcaGTAGCATTTAGTAGCCTCGTAACAG AAGCTGATTCGCCTTCTGTGGTGTGA
- the LOC100709475 gene encoding tumor necrosis factor receptor superfamily member 5 isoform X1, with translation MLACDIMVSVFLVFACLAAPVVSAVSCHTKEYATRDGQCCPMCQEGTVVQRDCTAYSGTLCRFCELGTYMNQLNGLSHCFPCTTCDTGHGLFVKRNCTPKTDTVCDVLNGYHCKDLIDSNGCSLAEKHSQCAAGQRIKEPGTSRSDTVCEDCRTGFFSKDGVNCTAWKICSNRQIKVKGSSTSDVVCGRTSSQHYFVFLPFLLCSVAFSSLVTAKKKKEGKKISF, from the exons ATGTTAGCCTGTGATATCATGGTTTCTGTGTTCCTCGTATTTG CATGTCTCGCTGCCCCCGTGGTTTCTGCGGTGTCTTGTCACACAAAGGAGTATGCAACAAGGGATGGGCAGTGCTGCCCGATGTGCCAAGAAG GTACAGTTGTTCAGAGAGACTGCACAGCATATTCAGGAACTCTGTGCCGTTTCTGTGAACTGGGGACTTACATGAACCAACTCAATGGTCTATCTCACTGTTTCCCCTGCACTACCTGTGATACAG gtcaTGGTCTCTTTGTCAAGCGGAACTGTACACCAAAAACTGACACAGTGTGTGACGTTTTAAATGGATATCACTGCAAAGATTTGATAGATAGTAATGGATGTAGTTTGGCAGAGAAACATTCACAGTGTGCAGCTGGTCAGAGGATAAAAGAACCTG GAACCAGCAGAAGTGACACAGTGTGTGAAGACTGTCGGACAGGCTTCTTTTCCAAGGACGGTGTGAACTGCACGGCTTGGAAAAT TTGCTCAAACAGACAGATAAAGGTCAAAGGAAGCTCAACCAGTGATGTTGTCTGTGGGAGAACATCAAGTCAAcattactttgtgtttttaccttttttgctttgctcaGTAGCATTTAGTAGCCTCGTAACAG cgaagaagaagaaggaaggaaaaaaaatttctttttaa